One window of the Eucalyptus grandis isolate ANBG69807.140 chromosome 6, ASM1654582v1, whole genome shotgun sequence genome contains the following:
- the LOC104448786 gene encoding mitogen-activated protein kinase homolog NTF3 — MATPVEPPNGVHSEGKHYYSMWQTLFEIDTKYVPIKPIGRGAYGIVCSSVNRETNEKVAIKKIHNAFENRVDALRTLREIKLLRHLRHENVIGLKDVMMPIQRKSFKDVYLVYELMDTDLHQIIKSSQTLTNDHCQYFLFQLLRGLKYLHSANILHRDLKPGNLLINANCDLKICDFGLARASNGKGQFMTEYVVTRWYRAPELLLCCDNYGTSIDVWSVGCIFAELLGRKPLFPGTECLNQLKLIINVLGSQREEDIEFIDNPKARKFIKSLPNSPGTPLSRLYPNAHPLAIDLLQKMLIFDPSKRIGVTEALQHPYMSPLYDPNTNPPAQVPIDLDVNEDLEEEMIREMMWKEMLHYHPEVAVGNLEVYS, encoded by the exons ATGGCAACACCAGTTGAGCCGCCAAATGGGGTTCATTCCGAGGGAAAGCACTATTACTCGATGTGGCAGACCTTGTTTGAGATTGACACAAAGTACGTGCCCATCAAGCCCATTGGCCGGGGAGCCTATGGCATTGTTTGCTCTTCTGTGAACAGAGAAACCAATGAGAAGGTGGCTATAAAGAAGATTCACAATGCCTTCGAGAATCGGGTTGATGCGCTGAGAACTTTGCGCGAGATAAAGCTTCTCAGGCATCTTCGGCATGAGAATGTCATTGGTCTGAAAGACGTCATGATGCCTATCCAGAGGAAAAGTTTCAAAGATGTCTATCTGGTGTATGAGCTTATGGACACAGATCTGCACCAGATTATCAAATCCTCTCAGACACTTACGAATGACCACTGCCAATATTTCCTCTTCCAG TTGCTACGAGGCTTGAAGTATCTACATTCAGCGAACATTCTCCACCGAGACTTGAAGCCAGGGAACCTTCTCATCAATGCAAACTGTGACCTCAAGATCTGCGATTTTGGGTTGGCACGAGCTAGCAATGGAAAGGGACAGTTCATGACTGAGTATGTGGTCACTCGCTGGTACCGGGCCCCAGAACTCCTTCTGTGCTGTGACAACTACGGCACATCCATCGATGTGTGGTCTGTCGGATGCATCTTTGCTGAGCTTCTCGGACGTAAGCCATTATTCCCTGGTACTGAGTGCCTCAACCAACTGAAACTGATCATCAATGTCCTCGGCAGCCAAAGAGAGGAGGATATCGAATTTATCGACAACCCAAAGGCGAGAAAGTTCATAAAGTCTCTCCCAAATTCCCCAGGGACTCCATTATCCCGTCTTTACCCTAATGCGCATCCTCTGGCTATTGATCTCCTGCAAAAGATGCTCATTTTCGACCCATCAAAGCGCATTGGCGTCACTGAGGCTCTCCAACACCCATACATGTCACCGCTGTATGATCCGAATACCAATCCTCCTGCGCAGGTTCCCATCGACTTAGATGTCAATGAAGATCTGGAGGAAGAGATGATAAGGGAGATGATGTGGAAGGAAATGCTCCATTACCATCCCGAAGTCGCTGTGGGCAATTTAGAGGTGTACTCTTAA